CAACTCGGCGCGGCGCGTGCGCGAATGGCCGGCAACAACAGCAGGAGGGCCGCGCCGATCCCGACACAGATGTCCGCCACGTTGAAGATCGGCCAGTGCATGAAGCCCAGGTCGATCGGCCCGATGAAATCGACGACGCCCGCGTCCCAGCGCACCCGGTCGATCAGGTTGCCGAGCGCACCCGACCACACCAGCCCGATCGCGAAGATCCGCGCGTGATCGTTTTCCCGCGCATCGCGCAGCATGCCCGCCAGCACGATCATGACGAACACCGATGCGCCGACCACGATCCAGCGCCCCATGTCCGGGATGCCGATGCCGAAGGCGATGCCCTTGTTGAACGCGAGTGTGAGCGGCACACCGAACGACTCGATCGTGTAGCCGTGCGCCAGCGCCTCGAGCGCCCACCGCTTGGTGAGGATGTCGGCAAGGAGGA
The genomic region above belongs to Longimicrobiales bacterium and contains:
- the lspA gene encoding signal peptidase II, which codes for MLKKLTTAGSLLVAILLADILTKRWALEALAHGYTIESFGVPLTLAFNKGIAFGIGIPDMGRWIVVGASVFVMIVLAGMLRDARENDHARIFAIGLVWSGALGNLIDRVRWDAGVVDFIGPIDLGFMHWPIFNVADICVGIGAALLLLLPAIRARAAPS